A genome region from Corvus hawaiiensis isolate bCorHaw1 chromosome 4, bCorHaw1.pri.cur, whole genome shotgun sequence includes the following:
- the LOC125324463 gene encoding dynein axonemal intermediate chain 7-like isoform X6 yields MRWGSKAGCSLVATKVAAGGEKALRLKGAAEGRVIFCVGLGGPKPKKKSNGKTKDEKPKKGRDRKQKDKGEAQLQAEQEEAERLEKERLEREHLKKLEEKYQGARESELAELNSLEQKFLSAQQWKMDYREQAKHTEKKCGQREACLVIKISIPYTLPQESRGIVISDVQEFVCTQHSPIVALFEVSGNADGSGWECNPWEHYLSCDGSPDPTVPQEMNTFMSLWREDQDESVQLVMEKGEVVLKLIEKLEFLLLEASPNEITEEQRVQYQEFILQLQVLLHQKYNEATQNLLKIASMYEDSETGNMHTVIKDKNTTFCIWVNLKKKPRFKTHMFQEAGHGFDLPKSLALSSVAVRVLHTRYDHVSPLWLQCQGLPRQEASDNEESAEHPKDNGQEPGEQEEKGREEPSVPAAEETPSKERKESAASLTENSNNTDDKKETEEETEKNSDILDEPSQEEGAVLQEEPGGREEAAEVVDPQQLVPVGGVYHIDALQLPPQAQDVRGWSMVELLDVGLEVYPYSPGEAEDGTQAAVQITLRLPDNVIYFEAPVVARWDPAGQQWRTDGISNITYEAQERSITFGMGAFYTVALLQDAHLNLPYQAWELQPTGVDEGLFTVTAVFATIQIQIKWWKRRRCFPTSQDNG; encoded by the exons atgaGGTGGGGGAGCAAAGCGGGGTGTTCCTTGGTAGCTACTAAAGTAGCAGCAGGTGGCGAAAAGGCTTTAAGGCTGAAAGGAGCGGCTGAAGGACGCGTTATCTTTTGTGTGGGCCTCGGT GGTCCAAAACCGAAAAAAAAG TCCAATGGCAAAACTAAAGATGAAAAACCGAAGAAAGGAAGGGACAGGAAGCAAAAAGACAAAG GTGAAGCCCAATTACAAGCTGAAcaagaagaagcagaaaggcTTGAAAAGGAGAGACTTGAACGAGAGCACTTGAAAAAGCTTGAGGAAAAG tatcAAGGAGCAAGGGAGTCTGAACTAGCAGAACTTAATTCACTGGAACAGAAGTTTCTTTCTGCACAGCAGTGGAAAATGGATTACAGAGAACAAGCCAAG cacacagagaagaaatgtgGGCAAAGAGAAGCCTGTTTGGTGATCAAAATATCAATCCCCTACACCTTACCCCAAGAGTCACGAGGAATTGTAATTTCAGATGTTCAG GAGTTTGTTTGCACTCAGCACTCCCCTATTGTTGCTTTGTTTGAAGTCAGTGGGAATGCTGATGGAAGTGGTTGGGAATGCAATCCT TGGGAGCATTACCTCAGCTGTGATGGGAGTCCTGACCCCACTGTACCCCAGGAAATGAACACTTTCATGAGCTTGTGGCGTGAAGACCAAGATGAGAGCGTTCAGCTTGTGATGGAGAAGGGGGAAGTGGTGCTGAAG TTGATTGAGAAGTTGGAGTTTCTTTTATTGGAGGCATCACCAAATGAGATCACAGAAGAACAACGGGTCCAGTACCAGGAATTCATTCTGCAGTTGCAGGTTCTGCTTCATCAGAAGTACAATGAGGCTACACAGAACCTGCTCAAA ATAGCTAGTATGTATGAAGACTCTGAGACTGGGAATATGCACACAGTCATAAAGGATAAAAATACTACTTTCTGTATTTGGGTCAATCTGAAGAAGAAACCAAG GTTCAAAACCCACATGTTCCAGGAGGCAGGGCATGGCTTTGACCTGCCCAAATCCCTGGCCCTGAGCAGCGTCGCCGTTCGTGTGCTGCACACCCGCTATGACCACGTGTCCCCCCTGTGGCTGCAGTGCCAAGGACTGCCAAGGCAGGAGGCCTCAGACAACGAGGAGTCAGCTGAGCATCCAAAAGACAACGGGCAAGAACCAGGAgaacaggaggagaaaggcagggAAGAACCCAGCGTGCCTGCTGCAGAAGAAACGCCTTCTAAGGAGAGAAAG GAGAGTGCTGCCTCAttgacagaaaacagcaataaCACAGATGataaaaaagagacagaggaggaAACTGAGAAGAATTCAGACATTTTGGACGAGCCATCACAAG AAGAGGGcgcagtgctgcaggaggagccggGCGgcagagaagaggcagcagaagtTGTTGATCCGCAGCAGCTGGTGCCCGTGGGGGGTGTGTACCACATCgatgctctgcagctgccaccTCAGGCCCAGGACgtcaggggctggagcatggtGGAG TTGCTGGATGTTGGATTGGAGGTGTATCCATAttccccaggagaggctgaagaTGGCACACAGGCAGCAGTACAGATAACCCTCAGGCTCCCTGACaatgtgatttattttgaaGCGCCCGTGGTAGCCCGATGGGATCCTGCAG GCCAGCAGTGGAGAACTGATGGCATCAGCAACATAACCTATGAAGCACAGGAAAGGAGCATCACCTTTGGGATGGGTGCCTTTTATACAGTAGCCCTTCTCCAGGATGCTCACCTGAACCTGCCCTATCAGGCCTGGGAATTGCAGCCTACTGGTGTGGATGAAGGGCTCTTCACAGTCACTGCAGTCTTTGCCACTATTCAGATACAAATTAAg tggtggaagaggaggaggtgctTTCCCACATCACAGGACAATGGATGA
- the LOC125324463 gene encoding dynein axonemal intermediate chain 7-like isoform X5 gives MRWGSKAGCSLVATKVAAGGEKALRLKGAAEGRVIFCVGLGGPKPKKKSNGKTKDEKPKKGRDRKQKDKGEAQLQAEQEEAERLEKERLEREHLKKLEEKYQGARESELAELNSLEQKFLSAQQWKMDYREQAKWEHYLSCDGSPDPTVPQEMNTFMSLWREDQDESVQLVMEKGEVVLKLIEKLEFLLLEASPNEITEEQRVQYQEFILQLQVLLHQKYNEATQNLLKIASMYEDSETGNMHTVIKDKNTTFCIWVNLKKKPRFKTHMFQEAGHGFDLPKSLALSSVAVRVLHTRYDHVSPLWLQCQGLPRQEASDNEESAEHPKDNGQEPGEQEEKGREEPSVPAAEETPSKERKESAASLTENSNNTDDKKETEEETEKNSDILDEPSQEEGAVLQEEPGGREEAAEVVDPQQLVPVGGVYHIDALQLPPQAQDVRGWSMVELLDVGLEVYPYSPGEAEDGTQAAVQITLRLPDNVIYFEAPVVARWDPAGQQWRTDGISNITYEAQERSITFGMGAFYTVALLQDAHLNLPYQAWELQPTGVDEGLFTVTAVFATIQIQIKDNQCMLSSVVVEEEEVLSHITGQWMSPFALREALKRAGVNIFPAEHSHKYVPVPRKAALAEGKAYEQMALLAAAFAFAHSKWNGEAGPEQVVFKVSEHLKADSAKDNHWSLYMFNGEKVQTLKLTETSEAFSEELEEESEFHSTLYHMLKDLASKEAMDKVERAGSLFIDSVYQLLLATRVLAFS, from the exons atgaGGTGGGGGAGCAAAGCGGGGTGTTCCTTGGTAGCTACTAAAGTAGCAGCAGGTGGCGAAAAGGCTTTAAGGCTGAAAGGAGCGGCTGAAGGACGCGTTATCTTTTGTGTGGGCCTCGGT GGTCCAAAACCGAAAAAAAAG TCCAATGGCAAAACTAAAGATGAAAAACCGAAGAAAGGAAGGGACAGGAAGCAAAAAGACAAAG GTGAAGCCCAATTACAAGCTGAAcaagaagaagcagaaaggcTTGAAAAGGAGAGACTTGAACGAGAGCACTTGAAAAAGCTTGAGGAAAAG tatcAAGGAGCAAGGGAGTCTGAACTAGCAGAACTTAATTCACTGGAACAGAAGTTTCTTTCTGCACAGCAGTGGAAAATGGATTACAGAGAACAAGCCAAG TGGGAGCATTACCTCAGCTGTGATGGGAGTCCTGACCCCACTGTACCCCAGGAAATGAACACTTTCATGAGCTTGTGGCGTGAAGACCAAGATGAGAGCGTTCAGCTTGTGATGGAGAAGGGGGAAGTGGTGCTGAAG TTGATTGAGAAGTTGGAGTTTCTTTTATTGGAGGCATCACCAAATGAGATCACAGAAGAACAACGGGTCCAGTACCAGGAATTCATTCTGCAGTTGCAGGTTCTGCTTCATCAGAAGTACAATGAGGCTACACAGAACCTGCTCAAA ATAGCTAGTATGTATGAAGACTCTGAGACTGGGAATATGCACACAGTCATAAAGGATAAAAATACTACTTTCTGTATTTGGGTCAATCTGAAGAAGAAACCAAG GTTCAAAACCCACATGTTCCAGGAGGCAGGGCATGGCTTTGACCTGCCCAAATCCCTGGCCCTGAGCAGCGTCGCCGTTCGTGTGCTGCACACCCGCTATGACCACGTGTCCCCCCTGTGGCTGCAGTGCCAAGGACTGCCAAGGCAGGAGGCCTCAGACAACGAGGAGTCAGCTGAGCATCCAAAAGACAACGGGCAAGAACCAGGAgaacaggaggagaaaggcagggAAGAACCCAGCGTGCCTGCTGCAGAAGAAACGCCTTCTAAGGAGAGAAAG GAGAGTGCTGCCTCAttgacagaaaacagcaataaCACAGATGataaaaaagagacagaggaggaAACTGAGAAGAATTCAGACATTTTGGACGAGCCATCACAAG AAGAGGGcgcagtgctgcaggaggagccggGCGgcagagaagaggcagcagaagtTGTTGATCCGCAGCAGCTGGTGCCCGTGGGGGGTGTGTACCACATCgatgctctgcagctgccaccTCAGGCCCAGGACgtcaggggctggagcatggtGGAG TTGCTGGATGTTGGATTGGAGGTGTATCCATAttccccaggagaggctgaagaTGGCACACAGGCAGCAGTACAGATAACCCTCAGGCTCCCTGACaatgtgatttattttgaaGCGCCCGTGGTAGCCCGATGGGATCCTGCAG GCCAGCAGTGGAGAACTGATGGCATCAGCAACATAACCTATGAAGCACAGGAAAGGAGCATCACCTTTGGGATGGGTGCCTTTTATACAGTAGCCCTTCTCCAGGATGCTCACCTGAACCTGCCCTATCAGGCCTGGGAATTGCAGCCTACTGGTGTGGATGAAGGGCTCTTCACAGTCACTGCAGTCTTTGCCACTATTCAGATACAAATTAAg GATAATCAGTGTATGTTGTCTTCAGTAGtggtggaagaggaggaggtgctTTCCCACATCACAGGACAATGGATGAGTCCTTTTGCCCTCAGAGAAGCTTTGAAAAGAGCTGGAGTGAACATTTTCCCAGCAGAGCACTCTCACAAGtatgtccctgtgcccaggaag gctgcCCTGGCAGAAGGGAAGGCCTATGAACAGATGGCTCTGcttgcagctgcttttgcttttgctcacaGCAAGTGGAATGGAGAAGCAGGGCCAGAGCAAGTCGTGTTCAAG GTAAGTGAGCATCTGAAAGCAGATTCTGCCAAAGACAACCACTGGTCTCTTTATATGTTTAATGGTGAGAAAGTACAAACCCTCAAGCTCACTGAAACCAGTGAAGCTTTTTCAGAAGAGCTGGAAGAAGAGTCTGAATTTCACTCCACACTCTACCATATGCTCAAGGATCTTGCCAGCAAGGAAGCCATGGATAAAGTGGAAAGAGCTGGCAGCCTGTTTATTGATTCTGTGTATCAGCTGCTCCTTGCTACCAGAGTTTTAGCATTCTCTTAG
- the LOC125324463 gene encoding dynein axonemal intermediate chain 7-like isoform X7, whose product MDYREQAKHTEKKCGQREACLVIKISIPYTLPQESRGIVISDVQEFVCTQHSPIVALFEVSGNADGSGWECNPWEHYLSCDGSPDPTVPQEMNTFMSLWREDQDESVQLVMEKGEVVLKLIEKLEFLLLEASPNEITEEQRVQYQEFILQLQVLLHQKYNEATQNLLKIASMYEDSETGNMHTVIKDKNTTFCIWVNLKKKPRFKTHMFQEAGHGFDLPKSLALSSVAVRVLHTRYDHVSPLWLQCQGLPRQEASDNEESAEHPKDNGQEPGEQEEKGREEPSVPAAEETPSKERKESAASLTENSNNTDDKKETEEETEKNSDILDEPSQEEGAVLQEEPGGREEAAEVVDPQQLVPVGGVYHIDALQLPPQAQDVRGWSMVELLDVGLEVYPYSPGEAEDGTQAAVQITLRLPDNVIYFEAPVVARWDPAGQQWRTDGISNITYEAQERSITFGMGAFYTVALLQDAHLNLPYQAWELQPTGVDEGLFTVTAVFATIQIQIKDNQCMLSSVVVEEEEVLSHITGQWMSPFALREALKRAGVNIFPAEHSHKYVPVPRKAALAEGKAYEQMALLAAAFAFAHSKWNGEAGPEQVVFKVSEHLKADSAKDNHWSLYMFNGEKVQTLKLTETSEAFSEELEEESEFHSTLYHMLKDLASKEAMDKVERAGSLFIDSVYQLLLATRVLAFS is encoded by the exons ATGGATTACAGAGAACAAGCCAAG cacacagagaagaaatgtgGGCAAAGAGAAGCCTGTTTGGTGATCAAAATATCAATCCCCTACACCTTACCCCAAGAGTCACGAGGAATTGTAATTTCAGATGTTCAG GAGTTTGTTTGCACTCAGCACTCCCCTATTGTTGCTTTGTTTGAAGTCAGTGGGAATGCTGATGGAAGTGGTTGGGAATGCAATCCT TGGGAGCATTACCTCAGCTGTGATGGGAGTCCTGACCCCACTGTACCCCAGGAAATGAACACTTTCATGAGCTTGTGGCGTGAAGACCAAGATGAGAGCGTTCAGCTTGTGATGGAGAAGGGGGAAGTGGTGCTGAAG TTGATTGAGAAGTTGGAGTTTCTTTTATTGGAGGCATCACCAAATGAGATCACAGAAGAACAACGGGTCCAGTACCAGGAATTCATTCTGCAGTTGCAGGTTCTGCTTCATCAGAAGTACAATGAGGCTACACAGAACCTGCTCAAA ATAGCTAGTATGTATGAAGACTCTGAGACTGGGAATATGCACACAGTCATAAAGGATAAAAATACTACTTTCTGTATTTGGGTCAATCTGAAGAAGAAACCAAG GTTCAAAACCCACATGTTCCAGGAGGCAGGGCATGGCTTTGACCTGCCCAAATCCCTGGCCCTGAGCAGCGTCGCCGTTCGTGTGCTGCACACCCGCTATGACCACGTGTCCCCCCTGTGGCTGCAGTGCCAAGGACTGCCAAGGCAGGAGGCCTCAGACAACGAGGAGTCAGCTGAGCATCCAAAAGACAACGGGCAAGAACCAGGAgaacaggaggagaaaggcagggAAGAACCCAGCGTGCCTGCTGCAGAAGAAACGCCTTCTAAGGAGAGAAAG GAGAGTGCTGCCTCAttgacagaaaacagcaataaCACAGATGataaaaaagagacagaggaggaAACTGAGAAGAATTCAGACATTTTGGACGAGCCATCACAAG AAGAGGGcgcagtgctgcaggaggagccggGCGgcagagaagaggcagcagaagtTGTTGATCCGCAGCAGCTGGTGCCCGTGGGGGGTGTGTACCACATCgatgctctgcagctgccaccTCAGGCCCAGGACgtcaggggctggagcatggtGGAG TTGCTGGATGTTGGATTGGAGGTGTATCCATAttccccaggagaggctgaagaTGGCACACAGGCAGCAGTACAGATAACCCTCAGGCTCCCTGACaatgtgatttattttgaaGCGCCCGTGGTAGCCCGATGGGATCCTGCAG GCCAGCAGTGGAGAACTGATGGCATCAGCAACATAACCTATGAAGCACAGGAAAGGAGCATCACCTTTGGGATGGGTGCCTTTTATACAGTAGCCCTTCTCCAGGATGCTCACCTGAACCTGCCCTATCAGGCCTGGGAATTGCAGCCTACTGGTGTGGATGAAGGGCTCTTCACAGTCACTGCAGTCTTTGCCACTATTCAGATACAAATTAAg GATAATCAGTGTATGTTGTCTTCAGTAGtggtggaagaggaggaggtgctTTCCCACATCACAGGACAATGGATGAGTCCTTTTGCCCTCAGAGAAGCTTTGAAAAGAGCTGGAGTGAACATTTTCCCAGCAGAGCACTCTCACAAGtatgtccctgtgcccaggaag gctgcCCTGGCAGAAGGGAAGGCCTATGAACAGATGGCTCTGcttgcagctgcttttgcttttgctcacaGCAAGTGGAATGGAGAAGCAGGGCCAGAGCAAGTCGTGTTCAAG GTAAGTGAGCATCTGAAAGCAGATTCTGCCAAAGACAACCACTGGTCTCTTTATATGTTTAATGGTGAGAAAGTACAAACCCTCAAGCTCACTGAAACCAGTGAAGCTTTTTCAGAAGAGCTGGAAGAAGAGTCTGAATTTCACTCCACACTCTACCATATGCTCAAGGATCTTGCCAGCAAGGAAGCCATGGATAAAGTGGAAAGAGCTGGCAGCCTGTTTATTGATTCTGTGTATCAGCTGCTCCTTGCTACCAGAGTTTTAGCATTCTCTTAG